ATACAAAGTTCAAGGACTTAGAAAAAAACAGAGTATAAATAAACTAAAAAAGGATGTGGTGTTGTTGGCAATCATAAAAGACCATTGTCTATGGGAAGAAGGGCTGAGGAAGATTCTGTGGGCAAAGAGGTTTATGCCTATACTTGAACAGATAAGAAAAGATTATATTAATAAAAAACCTTTAAACGGTATAAATGTGGCAATCTCGGTTCATCTTGAGGCAAAAACGGCAAATTTGGCACTGCTTTTGAAAGACCTTGGAGCAAATGTGTATGTGACAGGCTCAAACCCTTTGTCAACACAAGACGATATTGCAGCAGCGCTTGTGCATGAGGGTATTGAAGTCTTTGCAATAAGAGGCGCAACTGAAGAAGAATACTTTTACCATCTTGAAAAGACGCTTGAAAATGATATTAGGCTGATAATAGACGACGGTGGTGATTTGACATACCTTCTTCACACAAAACTTGAAAACCTCTCTGATAAGATAATGGGCGGATGTGAGGAAACAACAACAGGTATAATAAGACTAAAAGCATTAGAAAAGGATGGAAAGCTTAAATTCCCTATGATTGCAGTCAATAATGCATACTGCAAACACCTTTTTGACAACAGGTACGGTACAGGTCAGTCAACATGGGATGGGATTATAAGGACAACTAACATCACAGTTGCAGGAAAGTATGTTGTTGTTGCAGGGTATGGTTTTTGTGGCAAAGGCATTGCAAAAAGGGCTCAAGGTCTTGGCGCGAAGGTAATAGTGACAGAGGTTGACCCTATAAAGGCTTTAGAGGCGTATATGGACGGGTTTGAGGTAATGAAGATGGAAGATGCTGCAAAGATAGGTGATATATTTGTCACTGCAACAGGATGCAAGGATGTTATAAGATATGAGCACATTTTGAATATGAAAGATGGAGCAATTTTGAGTAATAGCGGACACTTTAACGTTGAAATTGACATAGAAACGCTTGAGAAAAAAGCTATAAAAATTTATGAAGCAAGGAAGAATATCACAGGTTACAAGCTTGAAAATGGCAAAGATGTATTTGTACTTGCAGAAGGCAGGCTTGTCAACCTTGCAGCAGCAGATGGCCATCCAATAGAGATTATGGATATGTCATTTGCCATTCAGGCACTTTGTACCATTTATGTTGCGCAAAATTACAAGAATTTGGATAAAAAAGTCTATCAGGTGCCAAGCGAAATTGATTCTTATGTAGCGATGGCTAAACTTAAATCGCTTGGAATTGAAATAGATAGGCTCACAAGCGAGCAGGAAAAATATCTTAATAGTTGGGAAGTGTAGATAATGGACTTATTAATAAAAGGTGCAACTATAATAACTCTTGATGGAGAGAATGAAGTTTTAAAAGGAGATATCTTGATTGAGAATGGCAAGATTTCAGAGATTTCACAAGGTATAGAACTATCAAAAGAGAAGATGTTTGCTACCAAGGTTATAAATGCAGAAAATCTCATTGCTCTGCCCGGATTTATAAATGCACATACTCACTGTGGTCAAACCATTTTGAGGTCGTATGCAGACGACCTTCCTCTTTATGAGTGGCTTTTTGAAAAGATTTTTCCTGCTGAGGAGAAATTAACAAAAGAGATAGTTTACTATTCCTCTTTGCTTGGTATTGCTGAGATGCTAAAATGTGGAACAACAATGTTTTTTGACATGTACTTTCATGAAGATATGACAGCAAAAGCAGCTCTTGAAACTGGAATCAAGGCTGTTTTGTCAAGAGGACTTCAAACAGATGAAAGACAGCAGCAGCGACTTGATGAGACAAAAGAATTGATTTATAATTATTCAAGCGACAAGATAAAGGTCTTCTTTGGACCTCATTCTGTGTATACCTGCTCATATGAGCTGCTTGAAAAAGTTGCTGAGCTATCAGAAGAATTTAACACTGGGATAATGATACACTTAAGCGAATCTGAAGATGAGGTAAACCAGTGTTATGAAAAATACGATATGTCGCCTGTGAAGCTATGCCAAAAAGCTGGGCTTTTTACAAGACCATGTATTGCAGCACACTGTGTGTATGTTGATGACGAGGACATTGAGATTTTAGCTGAAAATGGTGTCACAGCTGTTTACAATCCAACAAGCAATCTAAAGCTTGGCAATGGATTTGCTCCAGTTTTTAATTTGATTAAATCAGGTGTTAATGTTGCAATTGGCACAGATTCTGCAGCAAGCAACAACAACCTCAACATCTTAGAAGAGATTCACATTGCAGCACTTTTGGAAAAGGGAATGTATAGGCTTGCAGAGATATTAAAGGCGGAAGAGGTTTTGAAAATGACAACTGTAAATGCTGCGATGGCAGCAGATATTCACAACACAGGCAGACTAAAAAAGGGTTTTAGAGCTGATATTGTATTGATAAAAGCAAATGATTTAAATATGCTTCCTTGCTACAATCCTATTTCAAACATCGTTTATAGTAGCAATCCTTCAAATGTTTATGCTACAATTGTTGACGGTGAGATTTTATACATGGATGGAAAGCTTTTAACAATTGATGAAGAGTCATTAGTTAAAGAGATTAAGAGTATTGAGAAGGTTTTAAAAGAAAGCATATGATAAAACCTTTTTTGAAACCTTTTTGAATATGAAAGGAAGGAACATAAATTGCAGTTCAAGAAAGCAACAAAGATAGCATTGCAACTTTTTGCTGTAACAGTCTTTACAAAGCTAATAGGATTTATTAGAGAGGTAGCGTTTGGTGCAAGGTTTGGCACCAGTATAAAAGCAGATGCTTTTCCTTTGGCCTTGCAGCTTCCGAATATACTCTTTGCTTCTGTATTTGCTGCATTTTCAACTTCTTTTATTCCTTTTTACACTGAGATTAGAGAGAAAAAAGGTGAAGATGAAGGAGTAAGGTTTACAAACAGCGTAATAAATACATTACTTCTTGCATCGAGCATTGTAGCAATTTTAGGTTTTATCTTCTCAAAACAGCTGATTTTACTTCAGGTAAATGCAAGTAAAAGCGAGCAGATATTTTATGCATCAAGGTTACTTAAAATAACCATATTCATGATACTGTTTACAAGTTCTGCAAACATTTTGCAAGGATTTCTTCAGGCAAATGGCAATTTTATAAAACCAGTTTTGTCAAGCATTCCGTTTAATTTTGCAATCTTTGTTGCTATATTTTTATCATATTTTGGGTATTTTAAGAAGATAGACATATACATTGTTGCAGTTGGTTTTGTCTTTGGGTATTTTTTGAGCCTTGTCTATCAGCTATACAATGCCAAAAAATACGGATTTAAATTCTATCCTGTGGTTGGATTGAAGGATAGAAATATTATAAACATGATAAAATTTTCTTTTCCTGTTTTTATCAGCAGCAGCATGGCACAGATTTACACGTTTATTGATAGGTATCTTTTGACAGGAACGAGCAGTGGTGCTGTTGCTGCGGTTGCATATGCTGGGAAGCTCAATGACATGGTAGTTGGTGTTTTTTCTTCATCTATCTCGGTTTTAGCATTTTCAACACTTTCAAACCTTCAAGCAAAGGGTGATAAAGAAAATTTCAGAAAATTTTTTGTATCTTCAGTAAACTCAATTATTCTTCTTATGATGCCATTTGCAGTAGGTGGCATGATACTCTCAAAAGAGATAACAAGGCTAATTTACCAGAGAGGAAATTTTACAGTTTATTCTACTATGCTCACAGCATCACCACTCATGTTTTACTC
This Caldicellulosiruptor changbaiensis DNA region includes the following protein-coding sequences:
- the murJ gene encoding murein biosynthesis integral membrane protein MurJ, with protein sequence MQFKKATKIALQLFAVTVFTKLIGFIREVAFGARFGTSIKADAFPLALQLPNILFASVFAAFSTSFIPFYTEIREKKGEDEGVRFTNSVINTLLLASSIVAILGFIFSKQLILLQVNASKSEQIFYASRLLKITIFMILFTSSANILQGFLQANGNFIKPVLSSIPFNFAIFVAIFLSYFGYFKKIDIYIVAVGFVFGYFLSLVYQLYNAKKYGFKFYPVVGLKDRNIINMIKFSFPVFISSSMAQIYTFIDRYLLTGTSSGAVAAVAYAGKLNDMVVGVFSSSISVLAFSTLSNLQAKGDKENFRKFFVSSVNSIILLMMPFAVGGMILSKEITRLIYQRGNFTVYSTMLTASPLMFYSLGFVGLGLRDILNRTLYVLKDSKTAVKNGVIAIVCNIILDIIFIHKFKHTGAAMAFASANYIATVLLFISLRKKLGSIGWKRIASVLVKSLIASLIMGIFVYLFKQRFINLNMHFAPFSLYTLIAIVLGMAIYAGLIYLFKVEEANWLVKMVKERLGI
- a CDS encoding adenosylhomocysteinase, which encodes MLLAIIKDHCLWEEGLRKILWAKRFMPILEQIRKDYINKKPLNGINVAISVHLEAKTANLALLLKDLGANVYVTGSNPLSTQDDIAAALVHEGIEVFAIRGATEEEYFYHLEKTLENDIRLIIDDGGDLTYLLHTKLENLSDKIMGGCEETTTGIIRLKALEKDGKLKFPMIAVNNAYCKHLFDNRYGTGQSTWDGIIRTTNITVAGKYVVVAGYGFCGKGIAKRAQGLGAKVIVTEVDPIKALEAYMDGFEVMKMEDAAKIGDIFVTATGCKDVIRYEHILNMKDGAILSNSGHFNVEIDIETLEKKAIKIYEARKNITGYKLENGKDVFVLAEGRLVNLAAADGHPIEIMDMSFAIQALCTIYVAQNYKNLDKKVYQVPSEIDSYVAMAKLKSLGIEIDRLTSEQEKYLNSWEV
- a CDS encoding amidohydrolase; this encodes MDLLIKGATIITLDGENEVLKGDILIENGKISEISQGIELSKEKMFATKVINAENLIALPGFINAHTHCGQTILRSYADDLPLYEWLFEKIFPAEEKLTKEIVYYSSLLGIAEMLKCGTTMFFDMYFHEDMTAKAALETGIKAVLSRGLQTDERQQQRLDETKELIYNYSSDKIKVFFGPHSVYTCSYELLEKVAELSEEFNTGIMIHLSESEDEVNQCYEKYDMSPVKLCQKAGLFTRPCIAAHCVYVDDEDIEILAENGVTAVYNPTSNLKLGNGFAPVFNLIKSGVNVAIGTDSAASNNNLNILEEIHIAALLEKGMYRLAEILKAEEVLKMTTVNAAMAADIHNTGRLKKGFRADIVLIKANDLNMLPCYNPISNIVYSSNPSNVYATIVDGEILYMDGKLLTIDEESLVKEIKSIEKVLKESI